One window of Alkaliphilus metalliredigens QYMF genomic DNA carries:
- a CDS encoding NRDE family protein, whose product MCILFFAYKVHPKYDFIFLGNRDEFTNRPTLNSHFWDTYPNILAGIDLEKGGTWAGVTKEGRVAFLTNYRDPSLPSTAPLSRGFLTRDFLIQGGSPLSYLENIQTNQSKYNGFNLIVGTLNDLWFYSNIENEIRPIKPGLYGLSNALLNTPWFKVDRGKKRLAALLDTDFTVEQLFDILDDTEVPPDGKLPKTGVPLEMERLLSTIHIDSPAYGTRSKTVILMTNKGELQFYEKALEPKGNWALATYQFNVHMEHP is encoded by the coding sequence ATGTGTATATTATTTTTCGCATATAAAGTTCACCCTAAATACGACTTTATTTTCCTCGGAAATAGAGATGAGTTCACAAATAGACCTACCCTTAATTCTCACTTCTGGGATACTTATCCTAATATATTAGCTGGCATTGATTTAGAAAAGGGCGGTACATGGGCAGGTGTAACCAAAGAGGGACGAGTTGCTTTTTTAACTAATTATCGCGACCCTTCGCTTCCCAGTACCGCACCTCTTTCAAGGGGCTTTCTTACCCGTGATTTCTTAATCCAAGGAGGATCCCCCTTGTCATATTTAGAAAATATTCAGACTAATCAAAGCAAATATAATGGATTTAATTTAATTGTAGGTACGCTAAATGATTTATGGTTTTATTCCAACATTGAAAATGAAATTCGTCCTATTAAACCTGGACTTTATGGTCTGAGTAATGCGTTGTTGAATACGCCTTGGTTTAAAGTAGACAGAGGTAAAAAAAGATTGGCAGCTCTTTTGGACACAGACTTTACCGTAGAACAACTCTTTGACATATTAGATGATACGGAAGTGCCTCCCGATGGGAAACTCCCCAAGACAGGTGTTCCTCTGGAAATGGAACGCCTACTGTCCACAATTCATATTGATTCACCTGCTTACGGAACACGTTCTAAAACAGTGATTCTGATGACGAATAAAGGGGAATTGCAGTTTTATGAAAAAGCTTTAGAGCCCAAAGGAAATTGGGCTCTGGCTACTTATCAATTTAATGTTCATATGGAGCATCCATAA
- a CDS encoding response regulator transcription factor, which yields MYNVLVVDDEREITDAIEVYLRNQNYNVFKAYDGAEALEIFEKEEIHLVLMDVMMPRLDGTSATIKIRENSTVPIIILSAKSEDVDKIWGLNVGADDYITKPFNPMELLARVNSSLRRYTSYSNVTTTKEDVIKIGGIELRDESKAVFVDGEAVRITPLEYKILYLLMNHPNRVFSIEEIYEKVWNEPAYNPDTVTVHIRRIREKIEINPGEPKYLKVVWGVGYKFEQPKRL from the coding sequence ATGTATAATGTACTTGTTGTGGATGACGAAAGAGAAATAACAGATGCCATAGAGGTTTATTTAAGAAATCAAAATTATAATGTGTTTAAGGCCTATGATGGAGCAGAGGCACTGGAAATTTTTGAAAAAGAAGAAATTCATCTGGTTTTGATGGATGTCATGATGCCAAGGCTTGATGGCACCAGTGCCACCATTAAAATTAGAGAGAATAGCACAGTACCTATTATCATTCTCTCTGCCAAGTCAGAGGATGTAGATAAAATATGGGGACTCAATGTAGGGGCTGATGATTATATTACCAAGCCATTTAATCCCATGGAGTTATTAGCTAGGGTAAATTCAAGTCTTAGAAGATATACAAGCTATTCAAATGTGACGACCACAAAAGAGGACGTCATCAAAATAGGTGGCATTGAGTTAAGGGATGAGAGCAAGGCGGTATTTGTAGATGGCGAAGCAGTCAGAATTACGCCGCTGGAATACAAGATTCTTTATCTGTTGATGAATCACCCAAACAGAGTGTTTTCTATAGAAGAAATATATGAAAAAGTTTGGAATGAACCAGCCTACAATCCAGATACAGTCACAGTTCATATTAGAAGGATTCGTGAAAAAATTGAGATTAATCCAGGAGAACCAAAATATTTAAAGGTGGTGTGGGGAGTTGGATACAAATTTGAACAACCAAAACGATTATAA
- a CDS encoding sensor histidine kinase: MDTNLNNQNDYNEDSHDKKDKRSFLASSLVTVLLIFIFAVASVVSYLPIRNSFYPVEENTKAYLESNDFVYNLSRLTRNLQQSVNETNDGYDDGYDDRYVSVESVKYRVNHLESEGLASIDGVDSTENIMEEDTVERTFLSNMSDTTESALQKEIKDSLFYMRAKFDENGNPEIETSLGSKFNKDIFINRLTYSNEESIEQYTNLEMLYIVPQDFEKHNDVFTFSMKNQIIFPNYAMLIVAIGAVGILILIIGGFAVPYSAQSKMAISKMFNKMFLELKFIVWGAFVLLCAGIGSMINSYNHYGYDIGNFIYDVDPYFYLVGIILTSILYLLIYLSTVYLKYIYHTGFKKGLIDNSFFGKILLYCIRRVRSAIKGLIQIDLRQDNYRRLVGLVGVNLLAIVILGSGRFWGFILAIVYSLFIFKYLLRVFDKAKDLNDASAQVAEGNFEISLDEDMGVLSPMAKNLNNINKGFQLAVDKEIKSQRMKSELISNVSHDLKTPLTSIITYVDLLKGEEIDPEIQKGYIDILDKKSQRLKVLIEDLFEASKATSGNVELHLEKIDVIALFRQTLGELEEKINDSTLQMKINTPEDKVICELDGKRTYRIFENIMGNIFKYALQNSRVYIDIIENEKEVSFIFKNISAYEMNFDATEITERFTRGDQARSTEGSGLGLSIAKSFIELQRGTLKIIIDGDLFKLIVIFPKAVES; this comes from the coding sequence TTGGATACAAATTTGAACAACCAAAACGATTATAACGAAGATTCACATGATAAAAAGGATAAAAGAAGCTTTTTAGCTTCCTCTCTGGTTACGGTGCTTCTCATATTCATATTTGCAGTGGCTTCAGTAGTGAGTTATCTACCTATAAGAAATAGCTTTTATCCTGTAGAAGAGAATACAAAAGCTTATTTAGAAAGTAATGATTTTGTATATAACCTATCACGTTTAACAAGAAATCTACAGCAATCTGTAAATGAAACTAATGATGGATATGACGATGGATATGACGATAGGTATGTAAGTGTAGAAAGTGTTAAATATAGAGTAAATCATCTGGAAAGTGAAGGTTTAGCTTCGATTGATGGAGTAGACAGTACAGAGAATATAATGGAAGAAGATACAGTGGAACGAACATTCTTAAGTAATATGTCAGATACGACAGAAAGTGCGCTGCAAAAGGAAATCAAAGATAGTCTGTTTTATATGCGAGCTAAGTTTGATGAAAATGGAAACCCAGAGATAGAAACTTCTTTAGGGAGCAAGTTCAATAAGGATATTTTCATAAATAGATTGACTTACTCTAATGAGGAAAGTATAGAACAATACACTAATCTAGAAATGCTATATATCGTTCCACAAGATTTCGAAAAACACAATGATGTTTTTACTTTTAGCATGAAGAATCAAATTATCTTTCCAAATTATGCAATGTTAATTGTAGCAATAGGAGCAGTCGGTATTTTGATTTTAATAATAGGGGGTTTTGCAGTTCCTTACTCAGCACAAAGCAAAATGGCCATTAGTAAAATGTTTAATAAAATGTTTTTAGAATTAAAGTTTATTGTTTGGGGAGCATTTGTATTATTATGTGCTGGGATAGGGTCTATGATTAATAGCTATAACCATTATGGCTATGACATTGGGAATTTTATATATGATGTAGACCCTTACTTTTATCTAGTTGGGATCATTCTAACATCCATACTATACCTTCTTATTTATTTAAGTACTGTATACCTAAAATATATTTATCATACAGGATTTAAGAAGGGCTTAATTGACAATAGTTTTTTTGGAAAAATACTTTTATATTGTATTAGAAGAGTAAGATCTGCAATTAAAGGGTTAATACAAATAGATTTAAGACAAGACAACTATAGAAGGTTAGTCGGATTAGTAGGCGTAAACCTATTGGCAATCGTAATCTTAGGTTCAGGTAGATTCTGGGGGTTCATTTTAGCAATAGTCTACAGTTTATTTATATTTAAGTATTTACTAAGAGTATTTGATAAGGCAAAGGACTTAAATGATGCCAGTGCTCAAGTTGCTGAGGGCAATTTTGAAATCAGTCTAGATGAAGATATGGGAGTATTAAGTCCTATGGCTAAAAACTTAAACAATATTAATAAGGGATTTCAGTTGGCTGTAGATAAAGAAATAAAAAGTCAAAGAATGAAGTCGGAGTTAATATCAAATGTGTCACATGATCTTAAAACACCCCTTACATCCATTATTACCTATGTTGATTTATTGAAAGGTGAAGAGATAGACCCAGAGATTCAAAAAGGGTATATTGACATACTGGATAAAAAGTCACAAAGATTAAAAGTGTTAATAGAGGATTTATTTGAAGCTAGCAAAGCCACCAGTGGCAATGTTGAACTTCATTTAGAAAAGATAGATGTCATTGCTCTATTCAGACAAACCTTAGGAGAGTTAGAAGAAAAAATAAATGACAGTACACTTCAAATGAAAATAAATACACCAGAGGACAAGGTCATTTGTGAATTAGATGGTAAAAGAACCTATCGTATATTTGAAAACATCATGGGCAATATTTTTAAATATGCACTACAAAACTCAAGGGTATATATAGACATTATTGAAAATGAAAAAGAAGTAAGTTTTATATTCAAAAATATTTCTGCCTATGAAATGAACTTTGATGCAACTGAGATCACAGAGCGATTTACAAGAGGTGATCAAGCGAGGAGTACAGAGGGTTCAGGACTTGGACTTTCCATAGCCAAGAGCTTCATAGAGCTTCAGAGGGGAACGCTGAAAATCATTATAGATGGAGATTTATTTAAGCTGATTGTGATATTTCCAAAGGCAGTAGAATCGTAA
- a CDS encoding D-alanine--D-alanine ligase: protein MKTNVYVLCGGKSVEHRVSLISASAIINSLDKKKYHVYPIYISDEGIWSNLGIVEDEIKEISELMYQSSNTVISSIETFLRSSFNEREQNIVFPALHGTNGEDGTIQGLLEILDIPYVGNGVMSSAIGIDKVVTKDLFAKHNIPQGKYTRLLQHQWKKDKLFSIERIEETIGYPAYVKPASLGSSVGINRCANREELEAAIHEAFSFEDKLVIEEEIIGREMQISVVGNEFPKASVVGEFIQERQFMDYAAKYTDGKLIQVIPAKLTEKVSELMREVAIKSFDVLNCSGLVRVDYFVTDDERFYVNEVNTMPGFTKLSMTPALWEKTDQTTYPELIEKLINLAFERYNKRKSFLYKRK, encoded by the coding sequence ATGAAAACCAATGTATATGTACTTTGTGGAGGAAAATCAGTTGAGCATAGGGTATCCCTTATCAGTGCTTCAGCTATTATAAATTCACTAGATAAAAAGAAGTATCATGTTTACCCTATTTATATTAGTGATGAAGGAATATGGTCAAATTTGGGGATTGTAGAAGATGAAATAAAAGAGATAAGTGAACTAATGTATCAATCTTCAAATACAGTGATTAGTTCAATTGAAACGTTTCTAAGAAGTAGTTTTAATGAAAGAGAACAAAATATTGTATTTCCTGCTTTGCATGGTACAAATGGAGAAGATGGAACCATACAAGGTTTGTTAGAGATACTAGATATTCCTTATGTGGGTAATGGTGTGATGTCCTCAGCAATTGGAATTGATAAAGTGGTTACCAAGGATCTATTTGCCAAGCATAACATTCCACAGGGAAAGTATACAAGATTATTGCAGCATCAGTGGAAAAAGGACAAGCTGTTTTCAATTGAAAGAATTGAAGAGACAATAGGATATCCTGCTTATGTTAAGCCCGCTAGCTTAGGCTCAAGTGTCGGGATTAATCGATGTGCCAATCGTGAAGAATTAGAAGCTGCGATTCATGAAGCTTTTTCCTTTGAGGACAAACTAGTGATAGAAGAAGAAATCATTGGGAGAGAAATGCAGATATCCGTAGTTGGAAATGAATTTCCTAAGGCATCGGTTGTAGGAGAGTTTATTCAAGAAAGGCAATTTATGGACTATGCCGCAAAATACACCGATGGCAAGCTAATTCAAGTCATACCAGCTAAATTAACAGAAAAGGTTAGTGAGCTGATGAGGGAAGTGGCAATAAAATCTTTTGATGTTCTGAATTGTTCTGGACTGGTAAGGGTAGATTACTTTGTCACAGATGATGAAAGGTTCTATGTCAATGAAGTGAATACCATGCCTGGGTTTACGAAGCTTAGTATGACACCAGCCTTATGGGAAAAAACTGACCAGACAACGTATCCAGAACTGATCGAGAAACTTATTAATCTAGCCTTTGAACGTTATAATAAGAGAAAAAGTTTTTTATATAAAAGGAAGTGA